The segment ACCCCTCCGTCCGCGGCTGGACAGGGAGGATCTGGTGCGCCCACCGTAGACCTCGGGACGCCACAGGATCAAACACCTGTTCGAAGCCGCGTGTCGCTAGTGTCCGGGCATGTCGACCAACTCTCCTTCCTCTTGTGTCGTGACGGGTGGGGCCCGTGGGATCGGGCGCGGGATCGCCGAGCTGATGGTCGCCCGCGGGCACCGCGTCGTCATTGGTGACCTCGACGGCCGGGCGGCCGCCGCGACGGCGGCGGAGATCGGCGCGGTCGCCGGCCTCGCCCAGGACGTACGCGATCCCTCGTCTCACCGTCTTGTCGTCGAGGAGGCTGTGCGGCACGGCGAGCTGAGCGCGTGGTTCAACAACGCCGGTGTCGGTGACGACGGAGCTCTCGCCGACCTCTCGGAGGAGCAGGTGCGCCGGCTGGTCGAGGTCAACCTGCTGGGTACGACGTGGGGCACCCGCGCGGCGCTCGCGGCGTTCGGCGCAGCCGGCGGGGACGTCGTCAACATCGCCTCGCTCGCGGGCCTCGGGCCCGTGCCGGGCTACAGCATGTACGCCGCCACGAAGGCCGCGGTCGTCTCGCTCTCCACCTCCGTCAACGCCGAGACCCCGCGTCGCGTGCGGGTCCACGCCCTGTGCCCCGACGGGGTCGACACCGCGATGCTCGCCGCCCAGGACCCGTCCGGCCTCGGCTCGCAGCTGGTGTACTCCGGCGGCCCGATCCTTGACGTGTCCGACGTCGCGGCCGCGGCTGTCGCACTGGTCGGATCTCGGCGCGTCGTACGGGCGGTGCCGGGCTGGCGCGGGGGAGTCGTCCGCGGCTCGGCGCTCGCGCCCGGGTTGATGCAGCACGCGGCCGGGCTCTTCGCTGCCCAGGGGCGACGGGCCATGAAGCGCCGCTGACGGTCCGTTCGAACACGCCGAACATTTGTTCGACAAGGTGCTTGAGTTGTTCGAACACGTGCTCTAACGTCGTACACACGTTCGATCGAACATCTGATCGACACCCGGTGGCCAAGGCCACTGTCGGTGGGTCCGACTAGACATTCGCTCGACAGAACACGACCGGCTGAACTTCCCCAGGAGGCCACCATGAGCACCCTCAGCCTTGCCCCCGCTTTCACCGCCATCCCGCGTGCCCGCTCGACGGTCCGTCTGACCCGTCGCGGCCGCCTGGCGGTCTTCCTGACGTCGCTGTTCCTCGTCCTCGGCGTGGCGTTCATGCTCGCCGGTGGCGCGGTCGGCACCGGCGAGGCCGGCCAGCCGGCCCCCACCGAGATCGTCCAGGTCGCGCCCGGCGACACGCTGTGGGGGATCGCCAGCGAGATCGCCACCGACGGCGACGTCCGCTCCATGATGAGCGAGATCGAGCGGCTCAACGCCCTCGAGTCCGCCGGCCTCGCGGCCGGCCAGAAGCTCCGCGTCCCAGTCGTCTCCGACTGACGTGTGAGGCCTCCATCAGCCGCTTCGACCCCGGCTGGTGGAACCAAGGGGAAGACCGAGGGGCGGGCCCAGTGGCCCGCCCCTCGGCGCATTTCAGATTGTTGGTCGAGTAGTCCGCGAGGAACGAGCGGACGTATCGAGACCGGGCGCCGGGGGTGGCGCTTGGGGAGGTGGCGGCACATTGCGCCGGTGGCGTCCGGAATGCTGTCGTCTGCCGCCACCTTGGGGTCGGTTCTCCACAGGTTTTGCCGTCGGTCTGGTTCCGCGGTCGCCCGGATGGGTAGTTTCAGCGTGCTGACGTTGTTCTCGGGAGGCACCTCATGCACGTACGCCGCGCACTCGCGCTGACCCTCGCGGTCCCCGTCCTGCTGGCCGGGTGCTCCGACGACCCCGAGCCGAAGCCGAAGATCCCGGAGACCACCACCTCGTCGCCCACGCCGACTCCCACCGAGTCCGAGACGCCGGAGGCGGAGAGTCCGGAGGACTTCATTCGACGCTGGGTCAAGGCTGGGGACGAGATGCAGGTGACGGGGGAGACGGCTGAGTACTCGAGCCTCGTCGATGGGACATGCAAGGCCTGCGCGTCATTCGTCGACTCAGTGAAGGACGTCTACGGCAATGGAGGTTCGGTCGAGTTCGCGGGCTCCAAGGTCAACAGCATCAAGAGACGAGAGCGCAAGCCGCCTACCTTCGCGCTAACGAAGACCCTCCCGGAAACGGTCATCCGTCGAGAGAAGGGTTCAGATCCCGAGGTCCTGCCGTCAGGACGGACCACGCTTCTCGTCATCCTGAAACCCAAGCCGGATGGGTGGGCTATCTCCTACTACGGGATCCTCTGATGCTTCGAGTCGTCCTTGCGGTCGCGATGGCTGTGGCCGGCGTTTTGGCGGGACCTTCCGCTGCGCAGGCCGAGGGATGCCTCGCGGTCGGGATGGACGGCGTGTCAGCAGAGTGTGTCTGGAGCTACTCGGACTACCAGAGCTCCTCCGGCTCCGGCGACGGGCACACCTGGGTGGTCTCCATCCAGTGCGACAACGGCGGCATCTGCACGGAGTACGTCGAATGCGTGGAGGGCGGGCAGGAGGGCTACGTCCACGACGTCTACATGGACGGGTCCGACGTGGGTGATGTCTGCGTGCCACAGAACGCGGTCCAGCAGGTCGACCTCGCCATGCTGATCATCCGCGAGTTCAAACGGATCGCCTGGCCGTCGTCCAAGCTGGTCGTGCAACCGCGGGGCGGGCGCACCCTGGTGAACTTCGAGACCAACTTCTACACACCCGACCACCGGTCGATCGACCAGTCCGTCACCGTCGCCGGACAGTCGGTGGTGATCCGCGCGGTCCCCGTCTCGTACACCTACTACTTCGGCGACGACGACAGCACGACGACCGCGAGCCCCGGCAGCCCGCACCCCGACCTCGAGATCACCCACGCGTACGCGCGGACCGGCGACGTCGTCGTACGGGTGGACACGACCTATTCCGGCGAGTATCGGATTGGCCAGGGAGAATGGACGTCCATCCCGGACACCCTGACCGTCGAAGGTGCCGGGCAGGACCTCGGGATCGTCGAGGCGCTCCCGCAGCTGGTCCTCGAGTAGTCCAAGGCGACAACGCGGAGTTCCAAGGTCACCAGGTGACTCAGAGACTCCGCGATCAGCGCGCGGCGCGCTTACCGCCGACCGGACGCGGGGGAGCGTCGTCCGAGGGCGGGGGTTGGGAGATCCCCAGCGCCCGCATCAGGCGGGCGACGAGCAGCAGCCCGACGAAGAGGCAGGCGATCGCGCCGAGGCAGGCCAGGGCCATGAAGCTCCAGGCCGATCCGCCGGAGCCGCTGCGCGCCGCCGTACCGAAGTCGATGGCCGCGTAGACGAGGTAGCCCCAGGCGACCATGCAGAGGGTGATCGCGGCGCCCAGGACGAGGGCGGCCTTGTTCATTTTCCGGGGCGCCGGAGCCGCCCGGCGCGACCCTGCTCTCTTCCCCGTGGACACGGAGATCATTGTGGCCGATGTGGCCTGAGTGGGGCAGTCGAACATGCCAGGAGAAGCCTGCCGACACGCCGCCCCGGAGTCCCCAAACGCCACTGACCTGCGGTTTTACCGACCCCGGCAAAAACCTCGGAGGAACTCATCCGTTCGCTTGTCAGACCTAGTGGTCGGGGCGTACGGTTACCACTACATCTAGTAGTTACACCGCTGTAGTTATCCACATCTGGTGCACAGGCCAGAGGGCGAACCCCACAGCTACAGGCTAGTTGTCCACAGGAACATCCCCAACCCACACCCTGTTGCACGGGTGTGTGGAGCGCGCCCGAGAGGAGGACCGCCATGCACTGTCCGAACTGCAAGAACGAGGACACCAAGGTTCTCGACTCCCGGGTCGCCGACGACGGCGGTTCGATCCGTCGGCGTCGTACGTGCGCCGCCTGCGACCGTCGCTTCACCACGGTCGAGAAGATGCAGCTCACGGTGCTCAAGCGCTCCGGCGCCACCGAGCCGTTCAACCGTGACAAGGCGATCGCCGGCGTCCGCAAGGCCTGCAAGGGCCGCCCGGTCACCGACGCCCAGCTCGCGTGCCTCGGCCAGGACGTCGAGGACGCCCTGCGTCTCAGTGGCCAAGCCGAGTTCGACGCCAACGAGGTCGGGCTCGCGATCCTGGCCCCGCTCCGCGCGCTCGACGAGGTGGCCTACCTCCGCTTCGCGAGCGTCTACCGCGCGTTCGAGTCGGCTGACGACTTCGACGCCGAGATCAAGATGCTGCGGCTCGAACGAGCCGCCATTGTTCAGCCCGTCCAGACGGGCTGACCCACATACGGCCCGGCAGACCGTGGGGAAGCGGTCTGCCGGGCTCACCAAGCACCCGCGAGACGACTCGCGACGTTGAAACCAACACCACCACCACAGGAGACGGCATGACCGAGACGGTGAGCACCCGCGCCAAGGCGAAGGGCAGGGGCCTCAAGATGGAGCGCGTCTTCAGCACCGAGGGCACCCACCCCTACGACGCCATCACGTGGGAGCGTCGCGACGTCGTCCAGCAGAACTGGAAGACCGGCGAGACCGTCTTCGAGCAGCGCGGCGTGGAGTTCCCCGACTTCTGGTCGGTCAACGCCTCCACCATCGTCACCACCAAGTACTTCCGCGGCGCGGTCGGCACCGACGTACGCGAGTGGAGCCTCAAGGAGCTCATCGACCGGGTCGTGAAGACCTACACCAAGGCCGGCATCGACCACGGCTACTTCGCCGGTGACGCCGACGCCGAGGTCTTCGAGCACGAGCTGACCTGGCTGCTGGTCAACCAGTACTTCTCCTTCAACTCCCCGGTGTGGTTCAACGTCGGCACCCCGTCGCCGCAGCAGGTCTCGGCCTGCTTCATCCTCTCGGTCGACGACTCGATGGACTCGATCCTCAACTGGTACAAGGAGGAGGGCTTCATCTTCAAGGGCGGCTCCGGTGCCGGCCTCAACCTCTCCCGCATCCGCTCCTCCAAGGAGCTCCTCTCCTCCGGCGGTACGGCGTCCGGCCCCGTCTCCTTCATGCGCGGCGCCGACGCGTCCGCGGGCACCATCAAGTCGGGCGGCGCCACGCGTCGTGCGGCCAAGATGGTCGTCCTCGACGTCGACCACCCGGACATCGAGGAGTTCGTGATGACGAAGGCGCGCGAGGAGGACAAGATCCGCGCCCTCCGTGACGCCGGCTTCGACATGGACCTCGGCGGCGCCGACATCACCTCCGTCCAGTACCAGAACGCCAACAACTCGGTCCGCGTCAGCGACGAGTTCATGCGTGCGGTCGAGGACGGCACCGAGTTCGGCCTGCGCTCGCGCGGCACCGGCGAGGTCATCGAGACCGTCGACGCCCGCGACCTGTTCCGCAAGATCAGCACGGCCGCGTGGGAGTGCGCCGACCCGGGCCTGCAGTACGACGACACGATCAACGACTGGCACACCAACCCCGAGACCGGCCGCATCACCGCGTCCAACCCGTGCTCGGAGTACATGTCGCTCGACAACTCCTCGTGCAACCTGGCGTCGCTCAACCTGCTGAAGTTCCTCAAGGACGACGACACCTTCGACGCCGCGCTCTTCGCGAAGGCCGTCGAGTTCATCATCACCGCGATGGACATCTCGATCTGCTTCGCCGACTTCCCGACCGAGGCGATCGGCAAGACCACCGTCGACTACCGCCAGCTCGGCATCGGCTACGCCAACCTCGGCGCGCTGCTGATGGCGATGGGCCTGGGCTACGACTCCGAGGGTGGCCGCTCGATGGCTGCCGCGATCACGTCGCTCATGACCGGTACGTCGTACAAGCGCAGCGCCGAGCTCGCCGGGATCGTCGGCCCCTACGCCGGCTACGCCCGCAAC is part of the Nocardioides cavernae genome and harbors:
- a CDS encoding vitamin B12-dependent ribonucleotide reductase, with the protein product MTETVSTRAKAKGRGLKMERVFSTEGTHPYDAITWERRDVVQQNWKTGETVFEQRGVEFPDFWSVNASTIVTTKYFRGAVGTDVREWSLKELIDRVVKTYTKAGIDHGYFAGDADAEVFEHELTWLLVNQYFSFNSPVWFNVGTPSPQQVSACFILSVDDSMDSILNWYKEEGFIFKGGSGAGLNLSRIRSSKELLSSGGTASGPVSFMRGADASAGTIKSGGATRRAAKMVVLDVDHPDIEEFVMTKAREEDKIRALRDAGFDMDLGGADITSVQYQNANNSVRVSDEFMRAVEDGTEFGLRSRGTGEVIETVDARDLFRKISTAAWECADPGLQYDDTINDWHTNPETGRITASNPCSEYMSLDNSSCNLASLNLLKFLKDDDTFDAALFAKAVEFIITAMDISICFADFPTEAIGKTTVDYRQLGIGYANLGALLMAMGLGYDSEGGRSMAAAITSLMTGTSYKRSAELAGIVGPYAGYARNADAHKRVMRKHQAANDVVRVLHTEDGRVHKLATKAWADVIKTGEKNGFRNAQASVLAPTGTIGFMMDCDTTGIEPDFSLVKFKKLVGGGSMQIVNQTIPRALKKMGYQPEQIEAIVAYIAEHGHVVDAPGLKTEHYEIFDTAMGARSLKPMGHVRMMAAAQPFLSGAISKTVNLPEDATVEEIEDVYLQSWKLGLKATAVYRDNCKVGQPLSDGGGKAKKDEADKAAASAAVETKVVEKVVYAPVRKRLPKSRVSRTTSFTVGGAEGYMTSGAHDDGQLGEVFLKLGKQGSTLAGVMDAFSIAVSIGLQYGVPLETYVSKFTNLRFEPAGLTDDPDVRMSQSIMDYIFRRLALDYLTFEDRSMLGIYSAEERQRHLETGSYEPLVEETGSAAELVEAEVVSTRAAPAAAQDVVEATAKPAPAEAKTTAELFEKLTGTAVDSPLCMTCGTKMRPAGSCYVCEGCGSTSGCS
- a CDS encoding LysM peptidoglycan-binding domain-containing protein; the protein is MSTLSLAPAFTAIPRARSTVRLTRRGRLAVFLTSLFLVLGVAFMLAGGAVGTGEAGQPAPTEIVQVAPGDTLWGIASEIATDGDVRSMMSEIERLNALESAGLAAGQKLRVPVVSD
- the nrdR gene encoding transcriptional regulator NrdR; this encodes MHCPNCKNEDTKVLDSRVADDGGSIRRRRTCAACDRRFTTVEKMQLTVLKRSGATEPFNRDKAIAGVRKACKGRPVTDAQLACLGQDVEDALRLSGQAEFDANEVGLAILAPLRALDEVAYLRFASVYRAFESADDFDAEIKMLRLERAAIVQPVQTG
- a CDS encoding SDR family NAD(P)-dependent oxidoreductase, which encodes MSTNSPSSCVVTGGARGIGRGIAELMVARGHRVVIGDLDGRAAAATAAEIGAVAGLAQDVRDPSSHRLVVEEAVRHGELSAWFNNAGVGDDGALADLSEEQVRRLVEVNLLGTTWGTRAALAAFGAAGGDVVNIASLAGLGPVPGYSMYAATKAAVVSLSTSVNAETPRRVRVHALCPDGVDTAMLAAQDPSGLGSQLVYSGGPILDVSDVAAAAVALVGSRRVVRAVPGWRGGVVRGSALAPGLMQHAAGLFAAQGRRAMKRR